The Lycorma delicatula isolate Av1 chromosome 2, ASM4794821v1, whole genome shotgun sequence DNA window cagaggtgtgatgtggtttagtggtagaataaTATGTAGCATCTCAGatgtgtagcaacgagtttggagattcTGCTTGGATGAGAATATTGtcacaaagtttgcaggagaatatggccataggcgactgtaCTGGAGaaatgttggatctactctgccgaaaagatggcgtgaaagaaaaagggggaaaccagatccaggAAGTAGACaggagagagagtgtgtgtaaaaaacaagagatgtgagatgtattagtatgggaacgaatgaataacgggtgtatgaaaagggtagtcaaaaataatttgataagaagaatggacgcggtcactaaggatgacggagGAAGGGtcgaacacgagaacaaataataaaacaggtacaAATGACAAGCCCAAAAATACGAAACATAGTGAAATTTAACATTCCTCTAACAAACAGCAGGACCCACCCTAGCTTgcaattcattgaaaataacggaaactttacgctAAACGGCGTAAAGTTCAGTGGAAGCTGAAATATAGTATGTTATACTGTATTACAGTACATACTGTATTTCAGTGGTAGGAACAACATAAAGAGTTAAAATCCTGATTTTCATATTCTAACCACACACTGGAGGATAATATTCAGCCAAAAGCtaatcttaaacattttaaattggtATCATGTTAATTAACGTATAATACCTTACACCACTGTCAttgtttacataaattacaaaaaggtaCTTTACAACagttattcaaaagaaaataatcctCTGGTTTAACAGACATTCATTTAACTGACTACCTGTCAGTCCTGACTGAGTCAGTTAACAGGAGATCTACtgcattttataatatacatgagggtcattcaataattagacaAATGGTAACAGTAGAAAAACTAATTGACAGAATAAATTGAACCTGACTATTGGCACCCcacatacaaaatttcagctgctagaaaaaacttttcattattatgacctcttttgtttatttcaaaatgtcagcGCTGCTTGAAACGTGTACCTTGGAAGAACAGCATGCTgtgatgtgatttttattttctaaagatgtAAGACCAGTCAAAATTCACTCGCAGATGTTAAAATAGcaagttaaaaagttattaaccttgtaaatttttataagagcATAGAAACAGATTAAATTGAGCAGAATGAGTGTCACAAACTTTCACTGTAGCAGAAAACCTATGGAAGTTTCAACTGACACtgcaaaattgcattaatgatCTTACTCATGAGGTCAGATGCATAAAATCTTGGAAAACTGCTGAAATTTATAGTTTAAGTATCTGCCCTGACCATTCTGTTATCCACGACTAACTGAATTTCTATAATCATGTTCAAAGTGTGCTCAAAAATGGTTgactcaaaattacaaaaatacacaaattaacaATTGCATGGAACTTCTTAAAGATGATTTTTATAGGAAggttaatcctttttttttattgcataactTGTGATGCAACTTGGATTCTTCATTTTGAGCCAGGATCCAAATGTCAAGAGTACATAATGAATCTTCTGAATTCATCCActgggaaaaaattttaaatccatgaGTTAAAAACAAAGTGATGCTAATGGTGATTTTAGACTATAAAGGAACATTTTACGGTAATTATTTGGAAGAATAACATACAACCGACATTAAATACTACTGTGACAagctagaaaataaaacaaaactcacAATAAGAAGAAAATGCCCAGGTTCCATCTCAGAAGGTTTAATTTTTCTGCATCATAACGCCCGCCCACATACTGTTTAAAAGAAACAAAGCTATTCAAGTTTTAAAGCAGAACTGAGTTTGCCAATGAACTGATCAAGAATGGTTTAAACCTGAGGTGAACAATTCTCTACTACTGGAATAAGATACTTCAAAGAAAGATGGgacaaatgtataaattaagCCAGGGATATATTGAAATGTAGAGTTagtttcattatcattgaataaataacattttctagtcatttgtttctttaattattgaatgaagcTCATATATAGGTTTAGGTGATTAGCATCACcctcaaaaatatatatgtgctACAGTTTTTAAGATTCCAAGTGAATAAGGCAATTCCTTTATCAATAGtgtttatggtttaaaaaaatgtttgcgaataaaaattcttagaattaataaaattgataataataatttataaatagatgtaAATGATCTGACctgtttaaattgtatattttcttcCTTAAGACGAGATACATAATGTATTCTTTGTTTCAAATTCTGATGGCCAAGTGATTGTGCATATTTTCATACAACCGACATTAAATACTACTGTGACAagctagaaaataaaacaaaactcacAATAAGAAGAAAATGCCCAGGTTCCATCTCAGAAGGTTTAATTTTTCTGCATCATAACGCCCGCCCACATACTGTTTAAAAGAAACAAAGCTATTCAAGTTTTAAAGCAGAACTGAGTTTGCCAATGAACTGATCAAGAATGGTTTAAACCTGAGGTGAACAATTCTCTACTACTGGAATAAGATACTTCAAAGAAAGATGGgacaaatgtataaattaagCCAGGGATATATTGAAATGTAGAGTTagtttcattatcattgaataaataacattttctagtcatttgtttctttaattattgaatgaagcTCATATATAGGTTTAGGTGATTAGCATCACcctcaaaaatatatatgtgctACAGTTTTTAAGATTCCAAGTGAATAAGGCAATTCCTTTATCAATAGtgtttatggtttaaaaaaatgtttgcgaataaaaattcttagaattaataaaattgataataataatttataaatagatgtaAATGATCTGACctgtttaaattgtatattttcttcCTTAAGACGAGATACATAATGTATTCTTTGTTTCAAATTCTGATGGCCAAGTGATTGTGCATATTTTCTTTCAAGTGCCCACAATTCTTCTTCTACAGCACCTTTTCTAGTCACCAAAAGATTTTTTTCCTCTTCATAATCACGTAATTGCTTCATAAATGGCCCTATCATAACTTCTAATTGTTTCTTTTCACTTTCtaacctataaaataaaaaataagtcattcATATTATGATACTTGCACCAAAATactgtaataacattaaaaagagaattatatGACCAGTTTAACACATTGTATCATgcaataatgaatgttttaatttattaaaattaaataaaactttgttctaCTAATAATAGCTTTTTCTTCTGTGTCTCCATTTAGCATTTGGGTTTCATCTGACCCCCTTGATTAAATGAGgttctttaatttaaaagtttgtattaaaagtataattaagaaaaaaaattaaaattcttagtaaaaactGTTGGGTCCCCGGGTACTCTAAATGTTGTTTGGGTACTCCAAACTTATACTTTATTTAGagtacaattgttaaaaaaaaattgttagtaaattTGACTCCCATCTGATACTCTTCCttgattattactttataaaacatttttaataacagtcatAACTTGGAAAACAGATtatcaaaaaattctaaattctgaAGTTGGGTCCACGggaccctttttttttaaaaaaaaaaagatccctTTGTGGTCTACATTAATACAACATAAAGTTGGATTTATAACCTTGAAAAAAGTAAGATATTTTAAGTATGGATCCTGTTCAGTAGCCTTGCTTTTTGAGgtttaaaagtttacttattGCCCTAATTATTTACTTGAATAAGTAGTCTAATTTGAGGGAATTTTATTCAATAAggctaaaaaaatatagttactaTGATGCCTTGTTTGATGGCGTTGAAAATCAGGTCAAAGCTGGGATATATACAGCTTAATACTTGTGCCAAATTTGAGATACAagacaaaaactgtttagaaatgtTAATATCCCCCATCCAATAAATCCGCTTGAAAACACTTTGGTATTTGATATAACTTCACTACTTCAAttgtactaaagctcaattttctatgaccaccatacaaaaagtcaaaaaattataaatggtgaAAACCCTCTactccttttttcattaattctgtcTAAAATTTAACGCCATCCATGCCCCACACATAGATATATTCTGAGCCAGAATgtaggtattaataaaaatacaggcaAACACATGAAAGTACATATATCAATctggaaatttctataatttttttgtgatttttgacTAAGGAGTTCTTGAAACTGCAAAGATTATGCCCAAAATTTTGGCTGATCGCTGTAGTTTCACATTATAGCTAAGCTATTGCAGCAGCAGTAAGGCTACAGcaagaaaagtaaaaacacttatatttttaaattgttgggatagatctgtttattattaacagagttattgaaaaaaaaaaaaacttctgctattactgaactttattattttggtatcacattttaatctatttctaaatatgaatataatgaatgagattaaatttattattttcctataaattttaattactcatcATGTTTagattttacttcattattatattttcgtaAGTCTTTTTTTGTtagcatgtatatttttttttttaagagtgagATTTTAATTTGTCACCATTGATTTTTAAAAGTGATGTTTTCTAGACAAGAAAATACAGGGTGtgcaacataaaaccaaacccataacgtaaccgctgcagaattgGTAGTTACGTTGGAacgaaattttatgaatgttacagataaattaaataagaaaaacataagacgtaatttaaatgttgcatttttgTTGAAAAGGATGTTCAAAAAGACCAACctggacatcgatgcacttttgtgctggATTGATCATATTGAGAATCGTCTGACGCTAAACATAGTTATCAGTTGCATTGATTTCtcattgaatgttcaccttcaaaTCATCAACACTGTGGGGATTAAATGCATAagctctctcctttaagtagcaaAGGAAAAAAtagcaagtagacaactctggggaacatgGAGGCCACTGTCCTCTCCTGATAGCtggttcatttgtgaaagctgcatggaCACGATTCAGTGAAATGCTTGATGTGCAACACGTTgttccatcttgttggaagaagctgtattatttttcattatcagttaattgaaCATAGAATTCTATGAAAATGGCATCATCCAagctggcagtaattctcctttcaatattggtaatggcctgtggagtccaaACGGAAAGTTGCCTActtcattttgcatttgaaactctcttctgtttagcctctgaaaccaccacaaggtattactagttcagaggatgaatgaggatgatatgtataaatgtgaatgaggtgtagtcttgtgcagtctgaGGTCGTCCCTTCCTGatatgtacggttaattgaaacccaaccaccaaataacatgGTATCCATATCTAGTATTCAACTGAACCAGTTgaatgccattttttaactaaatcatgtatGTTATTCTTCGCTGGAATAcaggcatttggaaatttttctacaaatacttgatgtgattcttcaaacgatccagaacaaCTATAGCTACGATTTTGGATCATTTTGAAGAAAGGACTAACAACTATaagcctcaactatagctatcctctcctggattgaataaggcattttacacaaacacaactgcactcacaatactgcactgcaacaaaacatatACTGGACTAACAAGTAACCATCTGACAAACAGGaacaacaatcagtagtaacatacacATCCACTAGTCAcgtgagtctttcataaataatgttgggTAGCGGTTTTATTAtcggttcggttttatgttgctcgctctttatatgttaatttaacgTAATATGATCAGTAtcattaaattctgtttattacatttatatacatatataaatctaCCTGAAagtggtttttaattttctatttgtcAGTTCTATGAAGAACAGCAAAGGGCagaatttacattaaagtttTGTTATCTACTAGCAGAttgtaataacagaaaaataattaatttacaactattacaataattttacaactaCTGTCGAAGATTTAGACATATCAAGTGAATGGATTTCACATCCAATTGAAAGTGTTAAtgcaaatatttgaaaatgtatgGAAAAAGTTTGACTCCATCTCAGTATTTTCCATTGTATTAGGATGCACATTATTCAAGTGAAGAGACATTGAAAGAAAACATTAgattttaaagcatatttttgtaaaaactgtgTTAAAATACTCTTCCTCAAAACAATTACATATGTAAAATGTAATCAGGGTTATATTTACAGGGTCATTAAATGATGTTATATTGCATGTAAAGAGTAAAATTCTAACTGACCTCGGAAAAGATAGATTGATGATATTAAGTTGTGCCTAGCAGAAATTTGTctcaaatgtaattaaaaaattataagcaatCAATTTTGGAATTTAGaccagttaaaagtaaaaaaaattcattgtaaatttttaaaaccaaaaattagaaaaacacaagagatttaaaataaagaaattttctaatttaactaaAACTGAAAATTGATACTTACTTAGACTTTTCATCTTGAAGTTTCTTGAGTTGTTCTTTTAACTGGTCCACCTCTTCAGTTATTTTACAACTGTATAATTTATACTCATTCTttctattttccattttattgtaTGAATCACTCAATCCATTAttcttattcatttcatttttaatttgctgTTCCAGTTCTTGTATTTTTGCTTCATATTCATTTCTTGATTTCACTAACTCCgcttccaaattatttttagtttccatAAGTTCATCGACCTTCTTTTCTCTGGCATCAATATTATCACAGAGTAatacaatttcttcttttaaactgGTAACAGCATCTTCAAATTTTGGCACGTCAAATTCTGATTGTAACTTTTCCATCTCTTTTGTACGGTTGCAAAGTTCTGATGACATTTCCTCTACTCTTGCATTCAATTCATCcacttttaattttgtacattcaTTTACACTTTccaaatcatttatatattccTGCATAGTCTGTAATTGTACTCTTTGttcagtattttctttttcagtcataatttttatttcttcagctTTTTTCAAAAGTTCTTCCAAATTATCAATTTTAGTCGAAAGTTCCAATATTAATTGGGCTTTTTctatgttttctttttgtaatttttcttcaagttcatgtttattttcttcatgtttatttaaaatttcagataatcTTAAACATTCTTCTTTCTCTAAATTAACAGTTTCtgtcattttttgtaattcttctttAAGACTGGAACATTTACACGATAATTCTTCATTATCTGCTAGCACAGCCTTTAGCTGATCTTCTGCTATCATTTTTTCCTCTTCTGTTTGAGAAAGAAGTGATGCTAATTCCGAACCGCGTTCTTTTTCGAGTACTATTTCAGAtattaattcatcaacatatttttcattatctttatgtGTTTCTCTTACTTCTTTTTCTAAATCTTCGATATGCTGCATCTTTTGCTCCAGCCTGTACTTCAGATCGTTATTTTCATTACTAATTGAAATTAACGATAATGTTTGCAATTCCATGTTatgcttaatcattttaatttccttttctttattatcCATTTCGGCCAACATATTTTCAACGTGTTTAGAAATAGTTTTAACAGCTTCACTACTGGCTTCTAATTTTTCCACTAAATTTTCTATTTGCTTTTCTTTTACTATATTATCTGAAGTCAAGCCATTTATTTGAGCTGTTGCCTTTTGAGCGCACTCGCTTTGGTGATCAAGCTTTTCAACTAATTCATTCATATGCTGTTCTTGATCTACTTGtatttgctgtaattttttaatcatgtcacatttttctttataattatcatcCAAAATATCGTACAGACTTTTCTGGGCATTCATTCTTTCAGAAAATTCTTCTTCAGTTtcagttaatttcattttaagttgAACTATTTCCATGTTGAACTGTTCCGTTTTgttctttatatttgtaatatacacTTCTGATTCTTTCAGTCTATTACGATAATAATCTATTTCACCGACCAGCATATCTATTGTTCTTTGTTTCTCTTCAACTGTTTCTAGAAGAGATTTTGTTTCTTCCGCTGCTTTTATTCTATAACTATCAACTTTAGCTGTTAACTGCATCTTTATTTCTTCAACATCTCTGATTATTTcactttctaaatatttcatactttctcttaaatttattatttccataacCAAATTCTCAGCCTTACTTTCCAaaagcaatttttgtttttctaaatcacTTTGTACTGAATTTAAACGTTCCACTTCTGATTCACTTTCATACAATCTTTTACTTAAAGCTTCGATTGTTTTACGATGTTCCATTGTAGcaacatgaaaatttttacaagtttgTTTACTTCTAGTTAATTCCTCATCAAGTTTAAACAATTGTccttccaaatttttaataatatcattagaatcctttaatgattttttttgttccaaattACACGCTTTTAATTCATCTCTTTCATCATTTAGCGCAGTCAAATCTTTAAGTACATCTtctacttttttatgattttcttccatttctttattaaattcttccAGTTCCTTATTAAATTCAGATTCCAcatcatgaactttatttatggCATCTTCAACTTTAGAATTAATATCGATAAGctgttttttcatttcttcacaaCATTCatctaatttaactttaaaatcaacttccatttccattttataaatatcgaATTCGGCTTCaatacctttaattttttcattgtcgGATAATTTCATAGATTCTATCATTGATGTACTTTCTGTAACTATTTTATCTAATTCAACattacgtttttctttttcttcaacaatttcttttttcaattcatttatttcatcgtttaaattttgtacttcttCATGATGTAATATCtctgtaattttacatttttcattaacctTTTCCTGTTCCTTTGTCGCATTAAGTCGTACTTCATCCAATTCctcatttagtttttgtatttcatcatttttctgtTGAAGTTGTgtagttaaaatgtaataatctgtTTTCAGTCTGCACGATTCATTactgtagataaataaaaattaaaacattaaataggttaataatttttttaaagttttatttttgtaatttaattttttgtatgaaagtaagtaaaataattatatgtcaAAAAAATGATGATTTGGCACTTAAAACATACTATTGTGctataattaaacagtaataacatTATAAGTGGAGGTGATGAATTTACAACCtgtaaagtaaaattgtaatacctaactgatttatttattcccGTATGTATGAGGGcaagtcaaaaattatttacactttttattctataatttatttacaaaaatgtaggaGTTCAatttatacatcattttttttatatagtcatCATCCTTGACAATGCACTATGTTTAGCTTACCACAAACTTGCACATTCCTTTCAAGAAGGTTTTCGATTGGTTGCAAAGTCACTTTTGCACTGCTTCCTGCCTGTCTGTGGAAAATCAACAACCTCACAAAGCATCCTTCAGTGACCCTGAACAGATGAAAGTGAGAAGGAGCAAGATCTGTGTCACAGGGAAGATGTTCCAGTACCTCAAAATTCAACTTTGTTTGAACAGTCTGGCAAGCCATGTGCAGGTGGACATTGCATTGTCACGTAACACACTTTCTTTGGCAACAGACTTTACAGAAGCTGAACTCGACATGGATGATTTGATGAACAGAACCACGACTGATGTACAAAGACACTACATCATCATGGTAGCTCACCTATTTGTCAGAACCACCTCTTGAGCTTGCTGAACCTTGTCATCGTGGTGGAGGTTTACAAGCTTCAGTCCCTTTCACACCCTCAGACCACAGAAATTGGATCACTGCTTGCTGTTATCTTTAGTACAAACTACTAGTGGAGCGGACGTGTTTAAACTGTAATACCCGAAAGGCAAATGATGCAATAAGGATCAAATTTCACACATGTAACTGCAGTTTTACTAACGCTAAGCAGACACGTACAGAAGGCAGTATGATAACCATAAAGATGTGTTATGATGAAAGTGTAAATTTTTGTCTCGCCCTTGTACAAGAATTacactaattataataaacattaatgatGGCATGAATTATTGTCATCAtctttacatatgaaaaatgtcaaccCTACAGACATTTGAACCTAGAAATTGTAAGAtcaaagataaagatgctactgctccactaattttaattaatactattcaATTATCCACACtcactattattatataattaaacatgtatGTATAAGTTTTCACAATTTtgtctgaattaaaaaaaaataaacacagaaacaaaggttaatagaatttattaaatttttaatggcaCATTTATAGCCCTCACAGTACTATGCCTTCTTGATCTAGTATCATTGCATTTATAAGAAtccatatgtaatattttaaccttaatttATGTACTGAACGATATGATAATTTATGAGAAGgttggctgaaatgtaatgaacATAAGAACGTAGTGGGAGAACAAACTGTTGCACAAAGCAACAGTTACAGccatcttgtaaaattttatcctCCTATTACTAACATTCCAAAATATGTTGACCCGTGCACTCTCATTTTCCATCAATTCCCATTGTTATGAACTTGAATACGCCTGAATATCAACATATCTTAAACAATGTGCAgtgaatgcattttaaaaaagtgaagcTAGTGACATTCATTGTTGTCTAAAAGCTGTTACAATGAGAAAACTGTTGATCGAAGTACTGTGAGTAGGTGGGCAATAAAATGTCACGCATCAGAAGCTGGTAAAgcaaatattgaggatgaaccttGCATTGACagtgttctgggattccaaacatTTGTATGTGATTGACTACCTGAAAGCTGGGTCAACTGTAAATTCTGTGCAATACATTAAAACACCTTAAGAGATGTGTTTGTCATGTTCAACAATCCATGGAGTCACAATAATACTAGACTCCAAAAAACATCACAAACTGCTGAGGCTCTTAAGTTGATATTTGAACCTAATTTCACACCTTCCTTACTCATCCGATTTGGCACTCTGTTATATTCAGTTCTTTCCACAATTAAGGAGAAATGTTAAGTGTATTCATTTTATCAGAGATTATGAACTGTGATGGGGAATGTCAATCACAGAGGATGTGGTTGTGGATCAGGGAAAGATCGCCAGCAATCTTCATTGATGGAATAAGAAAACCagtttattattgtgagaaatAAATGTAGCTGTAACGGTGActatgatgaagaaaaataaatataagtttttgtagtaaataagaTGTACTTTTATGCCATATCTGATTCATTTGACTATCTCTTTGACTGATTACATTACATTtcctatatttaaataagttaatctttttttaaaaactgtatttgtataaaatttattgagacaatttttcacattttatctacctaattaaaaaattattaataacaaggaAAGCATAATATATTCTGGTTCTGGTTTTGAGTTAATGTGAAGTACACATTTGTATGATGAGTCATTCTTGGCAACATTGCTGCCAAGAGTGACTCTTTTGCCAGTTTGGCAAAAGAGTCACTCTTTGCCAGTTTGGCAAAAAGTTGCCAAACTGAAAATTGATGAGGATATTACTAATATCCTTGTTATGTCATGTAGTGCCAAAATAAAATGGCAGAAAGTGTTAGGGGAAATTGCCTACATCTTAATCATCTGACCTTTAAAAGATAATACATTAAGTAATCCATTAATGGTAACATGaacaatgattttcattaaaaaatctatttttaaattattctttaatttgtaaaatttcttgaGCAGATTTACATTTTCTATGCATCACACCCTATAGTTACAAGTTAGTAGTCGGGTGAtaggtacaaaatatttttgagtgaATTGCATTTAAAAGATAATGATGGCTATGGTTTCAACAAC harbors:
- the LOC142319957 gene encoding uncharacterized protein LOC142319957; the protein is MSFPKAKIHRFNEEMTCAPPPGKYDPKFDTKVRGVVKFIEPKLSSASSAESIDSIGKSSNSNLPVFRTPQLKRSYLKTPKSVPANNITGSSINVRRNLVNESFTPTNESCRLKTDYYILTTQLQQKNDEIQKLNEELDEVRLNATKEQEKVNEKCKITEILHHEEVQNLNDEINELKKEIVEEKEKRNVELDKIVTESTSMIESMKLSDNEKIKGIEAEFDIYKMEMEVDFKVKLDECCEEMKKQLIDINSKVEDAINKVHDVESEFNKELEEFNKEMEENHKKVEDVLKDLTALNDERDELKACNLEQKKSLKDSNDIIKNLEGQLFKLDEELTRSKQTCKNFHVATMEHRKTIEALSKRLYESESEVERLNSVQSDLEKQKLLLESKAENLVMEIINLRESMKYLESEIIRDVEEIKMQLTAKVDSYRIKAAEETKSLLETVEEKQRTIDMLVGEIDYYRNRLKESEVYITNIKNKTEQFNMEIVQLKMKLTETEEEFSERMNAQKSLYDILDDNYKEKCDMIKKLQQIQVDQEQHMNELVEKLDHQSECAQKATAQINGLTSDNIVKEKQIENLVEKLEASSEAVKTISKHVENMLAEMDNKEKEIKMIKHNMELQTLSLISISNENNDLKYRLEQKMQHIEDLEKEVRETHKDNEKYVDELISEIVLEKERGSELASLLSQTEEEKMIAEDQLKAVLADNEELSCKCSSLKEELQKMTETVNLEKEECLRLSEILNKHEENKHELEEKLQKENIEKAQLILELSTKIDNLEELLKKAEEIKIMTEKENTEQRVQLQTMQEYINDLESVNECTKLKVDELNARVEEMSSELCNRTKEMEKLQSEFDVPKFEDAVTSLKEEIVLLCDNIDAREKKVDELMETKNNLEAELVKSRNEYEAKIQELEQQIKNEMNKNNGLSDSYNKMENRKNEYKLYSCKITEEVDQLKEQLKKLQDEKSKLESEKKQLEVMIGPFMKQLRDYEEEKNLLVTRKGAVEEELWALERKYAQSLGHQNLKQRIHYVSRLKEENIQFKQYAQSLGHQNLKQRIHYVSRLKEENIQFKQTIDHLTSENLRLKNKCKDLEVASRENSSPRTAKKSMNKERVHSPNILRDRNQH